The genomic stretch TTGTGGAAGCTTCCGCCATAGCATTTGCTGGATCTACATTTGCATCCTCTCCAGTTTGTAGTTCCACTTCGGCTTTAGATTCAACAACGGCTTCAGGTTGGATGTTAGCGTCTCTGTAATCCTCTGCTTCGGTGTTTACTGAAGCCAATTCTTCTCCAGTCCTTATGCCTTCAGCTTCGTGTTGCGCTTGAGTTTGATCCTCCGTAGTAGCAGAATGACTCTTGGTGTCCAATGTTTCTGCTTCTACTTGTACCTCTGTTTGTCCTGCAACCTCAGGAGAAGGCCCAAATGCTTCTATGTATCCAGTCTGTGAATCATATGTGTTGTCTCTCCCCTCCGTTTGACCCTCGGGCATTCCCTGCTCCTCTATTAGTCCAGGCGCCTCTATCGTATCGGCATGCTCGTTCAACGAGTTTCCAGGCCCTGATGGTGATTCGACACGTTTGACATTTAGCGAGTCCCATTTCAAGGTTTCTTCTGGGTCGGGGTCTGGTTTTGGTAGCACTGCGGAGACTTGCTCTCGGGGGACGTCATCGCCATGCGACTGTTGGGACGGTTCCTGCTTTCCTTCTGTAAGCAGTTCCTCTGTATCGCCCAAGGTCGGGGGGATTGGATCTTCCTGATGTTGGTTTGCGTCATTTGGTGAGAAGACTGCTTGCCCTGTATCACTTGCTGTCTCTTGTTTTGGGCCTGGTTCTAGGTTTGATTCTGGTCCTGAAATCCCACCCAGGCTTTGTTCCCCGTTCGACTGCTCTTGACTATGGTCCTGCTCTGCTTCCGTATCTGGATCTGGAAGTCGGTCTGACGCGTCATGTTTCTGCGTCTCCGCCGAGTCCGACGATTTCTGCACCACCAAATCATTAGATGGTAAATCAGCCGTAGGGGTCGAGGGTGATGTGAGAGGTGTATGATATGGAGATCCCAAGTTGGACTGTGAATCTGCAaatgtttttttcttgccaTTCGAGGTCACAGGTGTGTTTTGTGTGGCGCTAATTGGGGTGGGAGGTATCTTAACAGAAGGACTTTGAGGTTTACCCTTCGccttattgttcttgttgttctTTTTACCCATGATATCGACTGTTACACCTAACGCTTTAGAGGAGGTAGTGCCGATAGCCTATATAAATGAAGTTGGGAATGTCGTATCGCAAATGAAGAGATATGAACTTGAAGGATGGGACCAGATCTCAAAATTTGTAGGCGTGGCAGGTGGCGTATGGAAGGGAAAAGAATGTTATACATCCTCCTTCGTGTCGCCATAGGTTTTGTGCCTTCACATTCGATAAATCAGGAAGCCCTCGAAGCATGAGGCAAGGGCACTGTTGCGGCGTGTAAACAAAGATATTAAAAGTCGGAAAGAATCGTGGTATAAGCCCCCAACACAGGTTTGTAGCACAATGTGATCTGCTTCAAGCCAATTCGGTGTTTTCGAGGCTATTGAAACTCGAAGACTAAAATGGGGCGCGTTAGAATATTGGGCAGAAATCGACCGATACTGGGGGCGGTTACCCTACAAAATCAGTCACATTATAGTATGACACCGACCTCCAAGTATGTTGCGCATTTTGTTGTGGAATAGTCGTAGTTGCACTCAGTCCCAATGTTGAAGAATGTATCAGCAACGTAAGGGGCGTGTTCAAAACGCTTCACTCAGGCATTGTTTGGGCGGTATCGGGGCCGGCAAATCGACCACAACATCCATTTAGTTGCTCAATGTTGATAGAGCAATGGGCAATCATGAGAAGGAGTAAAAGACAGAAAGAACAGAGTCAATGTAGATGTTAATGCACAAGTATGATCACAAGTCGCTCCGCTTCCGTGAGTCGTTCCGTTTCCGGAGTAAATAGCCCCTTACAATTGCATGTTATGTTCACTCGACTCCAACCTCATCGGAAACTGTTCAAGACTCAGATGAACTTGTAACCCTTTCTCATTTGCATACTCATTCACAAAGCGTCTCCAAACATCCACAATCGCACATATTGTTCAACTGGAGGCTGCGTTTTGTGGAATGAGCATTCTCAGGGCACCAATATCTAGTATCAGGCTTTTGTACTCAACTACAAATCCACATCTCTATCATATATCATCTCATCGCAATACGTCTTGCTTGAGTCGCAAAATCATTCGCATTCGAGGCATGTCAAGTCCATCTTCCCCGACGGCAGCATCGTCCACCGTGGCGGAAAAGTCAACGGCAGCCCCACCTCATACCAAAGTTACATTCCCCATATCACCAGTGCCAAAGAACCCTCTCGGGGATGGTGCATATATCCGTACTGCCGCTGCTCTTATTATTGGGTAATCCCAATCAACGTTGATTTTGTTACAAAAACGCTAACGGGATCGCATGGTCCAGGGATGAGATTTTGAATGGCAAAACCCTCGACCGCAATTCCCACCACTTTGCCCAGTACTGTTTTGAGCATGGTATCAATTTGTACGTTCCTATCCCCTTGTTACATTATATACTTGATAATGAGGCCAGTGGGAAATTCTCAGGAAGCGCATTGAAGTAATTGCTGACAGTGAAGAGGAAATGTACGCCAATATTTTGTATACATCCATGCTCCCGTGTGAACTCAATAATCTTCTAGCATCGAGGCTAGCAGAAGACTTGTCGAAAAGTATGATTTTGTCATAACCAGTGGTGGGATCGGGCCAACGCACGACGGTATTTGATGTTTTGTCACCCAGCTCGAGGCTTTTCATGACATATTTTTTAGATATTACTTATGAATCCCTTGGAAAGGCGTTTGGACAAAAGCTTGTTCATCATGAAGAGACAATAACACgactgaatgaaatgagcAAACACCGTTCTTGGGTCGGGACTCAGAATGCTGAACAATTAGCTGCTACCCATCGTATGGCATTGTTTCCTGAAAACGCTGAAGTCATTTTTGTCGCAGAAGATATATGGGTGGTAAGCCACCAATTCTCATTACATTTTACTCTACACGAACCATTAATTACGTTCTTCTAGCCCGTTGTACGTCTTGCAGGCAAACTTTGTATCTTCCCCGGAATTCCCGCTTTATTTCAAAAGATGTTGCACAATCTTactttcttccttcctcttcctccgaaGAGCGAAAGGCCTTTACGAATCCAAATATTCACTGAGTTTGTCCCATAATCTTGCCACGGGAAATCGTGTTCTGATCATTACTCTAGGCGGCCGGAGTCAATAATTGCGCCGTATTTGACTTCACTGCAAGAGCGACTCAAACCACACGGAATTCAGGTTGGATCATACCCAGTGTTGTATAAGGGTGTCTTTGTGAGCTTAATTGGTCGCGATTTCCAACCCAAAGATGCGGGCAAGGGCACTGCTGAAGGGAACATGTGCCTAACGGAAATCGCTCGAGAAGTGGAAGTAGAGATTGGAGGCAAGATTGCgagcgaagaagaaatagCTGCGCAAAAAAGTCGTTCAGCTTCCCCAGAAATTCCAGATATGGCCGtccagaagaaagaaaacgtcTCGGCAGGTGTCGAATCACTGGGGCCAAGCGCAACTGGGTATGGAGAGAAAGCCAAATACTGACCTTTGAGTCGTTGGTTTACGTTGGTTACATAGGTGCATGATTTTTTCTGATTCTAAATTGCTTTCCTTAGTGGTTGATTTGGGTCGCTGTAGCTCCTTCTCGTGTTCTTTCATATACAATGCCATTTGAACGTCTTTTTTTGCTGTGCGTTCTTTGGTAATGCAATCTGGTCATCCAAAAGCGATAAATATTATTATCCTGAAAAGATGATAATATCTGATTTGCATAATGCGGTTGCATTGCACGCCCGACGGTCCTTCACCTGCTTCAACGGCATCTGCATTTGGTTGATCAATGTCCTTTAGTTCTTTGGCTTCCCATTCCTCGAACCGATATCGTGATTTTTCTTATTCCTTGGGTCGACACTTCCGTTTTCGCATTTCACCGCTGTGTTACCTTACTGATCCATTACAACAGAAGCAGTCCCTCACTCGAGCCGCTTCGCACGAAAATGCTGCCCTGCCCAAGAAGACCGCACAGATCCATGATTATTCTGCTGGCATACCATTGGTTTCTTTGCCTGATATGTTGATCACCAGAGTCTGTTTGACTTTTGAACCCATTGAAACTTTGCGCAGCGCAGAGCTTACAAACCTGCTTGCCCCTAATTGAAACAATCCTGCTTAACCGCGAAAATAGAAGAGCGCTTCTTTTGAAGACGTGAACCAATGGAAATGGCAAGCTCGGTAGATATACCGTTGCTAGGCCGTTCTTGGCGGGTGTACCCAACTACACCATCCTATGGCCACTCGTTTCTATTCCACATCCCACCATTTGTGGTTGCTTGACGCTCAGTTGACATTTGCCAACTGCATCTTAGTGCTCTTCACTCCTATCTATTATCACAGATTTATTGAGCAAGGACCAGTGGCTCAACATGGAGTCACTTTTCCGGCTTACCATACCATGGGATCCACGTAGCCCTAATCGTTCTTGACGCCCTTTACCTCTCCCCCAGGGATGACATTGCGACACTCTGTCACCGCACACGAAGTCACAGTCATTTGACACTCAGTAAGTGGCATATCATGACATACAAGTGCCGCACCGAGCCTCAGGCAGCCTTCGGTGCCTTCACGTCCATCTCATCTTCGTCGGGAAATCTTTTGTGGATGGCACCGCCGTATCACCCCTCTCCACAGGTCTATTCCGCTTTCGTGCAATGTGAGCCACTTCGTCCGCGGGGTAAtgccttttttttggtgtgtATTTTCCAACATGAGCAAGCATGACAGATGACCACCTTTGTCCTATGCGTATTGCGTCAACTTTCTCCGTGTCTCATGGAGGGGGTGTACTTGCAGGTTCATTTCACATCATCCACAGTGCTGAACCTACAGAGCCGAAAGGGGCTCATCTAAAGAAGGACACAATCAGTATAAAAATGACTGTGCTTCTTGCATTCCGTCTCAACGCATCAAGAGCCTAATATATCCTTTGGCACAAGATGTACAGATGGCCTGAAAAGTCGTCTATTTTGAAGAATCATACACAGCAAAAAAAACTGAACCACTCTCTGTCTTACTGTCACCTAACTTGCATCACTTAGACCGCTCAAATGGCCTGGCTTAAGGTATCACTCAAAATAAACACTTTGGCATGATGATCATGATATCGATGGTCGTCCGTCCAGTGAACTTCACGGGGCGTGCCGAGTCTGACTCGCAGAATCTGCTAAAAGTTTTGTACTCAGATGACTTATCCGCGGAGGAAAACAAGTTGGGAAAACTTGAGGCTCGACATATGTGGTGTGCAAGGTAGGCCACATGCTACGCATTGAAAATCGTTCACGGCTCAATCAGGCCTCTTCTGCGTCATCTATATTTTACTAGCGCTATGAGAATTTGGAGCTACTTGGGGCCTAGGACGCAGAGCGGatggaggatgaagatggatCACGACTGGCAAGTCAAAGAAACGGCACAAATCCGGCCTTGACAACGCGTGTACGTACCTGCCACAGTCATCGCGTATGTCCCGGATGCCAGAGGCCTCCTGATATATATTTTAAATCGCTGTTAGAACTCTGGTGAGCTGCCTTGGCTAGAAATTACCGACGGCTCTGAGATCACTTTTGACATTTTTACGAAAAGTTAGGTTTGGTTCGCCGCACGCATAGCTTTGTTATGATGCAGACGAGATCAAGGCAATCACACACATCCCGAGAGAGGTCACACCAGTCGACTTGTTCAGTTTTCAGTAATCAAACGCACAAAACCCCtttcaatttattttttcaCGTATCGGATCTCTCTTGGACATTAAAGAATACGTACCGAAAAACCAACTGGCGGAGAATTTGCACCCGACTCCGTTAAGTCATTCAATGGCGCTCGACAAACTTATTTGTGCTTGCTTATGCTATGTTCGCACAAATGGCCACTCACGGTCATTCGCAGTACCAATGCGTCATGACATATGCAATGCCATAGGACATCAATTTCGTCACCCTGATCACTGACATTTCCATCTTCAATGCCTCAACCACTCAACCAGCAATCATAAGGATCTTTGATACTTCACAAACTGTGATACCGGCGATTCTGGGAGGATTTTTTAAAATTACGATTCTCGAGAAACGAGCGTCCACTAAACGCCAGTGGCCAGCCACACAATGCACTATTTTTACTCATTCGTAATCGGCCTCTGTGGCTGAAAGAGGGATTTTCCTGTCTAGGTCTCGATGCAACGGCCACAAAACCTTTTGGATCTAAGATTTGGATCTAGAGTAGGGAGGCAGGTCACAGTACCCATACAGGCTTTCAAAGCGCAGTCCATAATGTCGTATATAATTACTCCGCCTTATTCGTCTGGCCAACCACGTTCAGAAACCCAGGAAAAAAAACGAAGTGAGGAAACGATCCAATTGGCGGAGAGCTCACACTCTGTCG from Psilocybe cubensis strain MGC-MH-2018 chromosome 2, whole genome shotgun sequence encodes the following:
- a CDS encoding hypothetical protein (Uncharacterized protein YMR178W); its protein translation is MSSPSSPTAASSTVAEKSTAAPPHTKVTFPISPVPKNPLGDGAYIRTAAALIIGDEILNGKTLDRNSHHFAQYCFEHGINLKRIEVIADSEEEIIEASRRLVEKYDFVITSGGIGPTHDDITYESLGKAFGQKLVHHEETITRLNEMSKHRSWVGTQNAEQLAATHRMALFPENAEVIFVAEDIWVPVVRLAGKLCIFPGIPALFQKMLHNLTFFLPLPPKSERPLRIQIFTERPESIIAPYLTSLQERLKPHGIQVGSYPVLYKGVFVSLIGRDFQPKDAGKGTAEGNMCLTEIAREVEVEIGGKIASEEEIAAQKSRSASPEIPDMAVQKKENVSAGVESLGPSATGYGEKAKY